One genomic segment of Mycolicibacterium chubuense NBB4 includes these proteins:
- a CDS encoding HNH endonuclease signature motif containing protein → MFDNAEPAQLIDTMSDAARAESSAIARRLEAVAALYHQRREYYTEAQYWRTDVYTAVAAEVSAAQNISRSRAESQVRMAVSLHERLPKVAAVFAKGDIDFRMVQMIIARTDNVEEAVIGDLDGALASRVSKWMRLSKPKLRDRIDLFVAEHDPAGVRVPPIARDNRYFDVAPHVPGMAFAGGVLDALDAAAFDQRLDALAATVCANDPRSHSQRRADACGALGRQEGSLACRCGSSECPAAAVRESAAQVLIHVLAERATVEGTSDRPGYLSGFGVLPAESVRGAAKTAKLKPVKLPGAEPEPNYRPSAALKDFLRWRDLTCRFPGCDDPVETCDLDHTTPWPFGVTHASGLKHYCRTHHLVKTFFTGTTGWTDAQRPDGTIVLTAPTGHVYTTEAHGGALFPALAVPTAAVQTKQPPEGATDRLAMMPRRKRTRDEDRRDRIDRERRQRVEINAEVERQRQAWLTATYEPPPF, encoded by the coding sequence ATGTTCGACAACGCGGAGCCTGCACAGCTCATCGACACGATGAGCGATGCGGCTCGGGCAGAGTCGTCCGCCATCGCCCGGCGGCTGGAGGCCGTCGCGGCGCTGTATCACCAACGCCGCGAGTACTACACCGAGGCGCAGTACTGGCGGACCGACGTGTACACGGCCGTCGCCGCCGAGGTCTCGGCCGCGCAGAACATCAGCCGGTCGCGCGCAGAGTCCCAAGTGCGGATGGCGGTGTCGCTTCATGAGCGTCTCCCCAAGGTGGCGGCCGTTTTCGCCAAAGGCGACATCGACTTCCGCATGGTGCAGATGATCATCGCGCGCACTGACAACGTGGAAGAAGCTGTGATCGGAGACCTCGATGGGGCGCTGGCCAGTCGGGTGAGCAAGTGGATGCGCCTGTCCAAGCCCAAGCTGCGCGATCGTATTGATCTCTTTGTGGCCGAACACGATCCGGCAGGCGTTCGGGTGCCACCAATTGCGAGGGACAACCGGTACTTCGACGTGGCGCCGCACGTGCCAGGGATGGCGTTCGCCGGGGGCGTGCTCGACGCGCTCGATGCCGCGGCATTCGATCAGCGGTTGGACGCTCTGGCGGCGACGGTGTGCGCCAACGATCCGCGCAGCCACTCGCAACGCCGCGCCGATGCCTGCGGCGCACTCGGACGTCAAGAGGGCTCGCTGGCCTGCCGGTGCGGGTCCAGCGAGTGCCCGGCTGCCGCGGTTCGCGAGTCTGCAGCCCAGGTCCTCATCCACGTGTTGGCCGAGCGGGCGACGGTGGAGGGAACAAGCGATCGTCCTGGCTACCTGTCCGGATTCGGCGTTCTGCCGGCCGAATCTGTGCGCGGCGCGGCAAAGACCGCGAAACTCAAGCCGGTGAAACTTCCGGGCGCAGAACCGGAGCCGAACTACCGACCCTCGGCCGCTTTGAAGGATTTCCTGCGCTGGCGGGACCTCACCTGCCGCTTCCCCGGGTGCGATGATCCGGTGGAAACGTGCGACCTTGACCACACAACACCGTGGCCGTTCGGCGTCACGCACGCATCGGGGCTCAAGCATTACTGCCGTACTCACCACTTGGTGAAGACATTTTTCACCGGCACGACAGGGTGGACCGACGCGCAGCGGCCTGATGGCACGATCGTGCTCACGGCGCCGACGGGGCACGTCTACACCACCGAAGCGCACGGCGGCGCTCTGTTTCCCGCTCTCGCTGTGCCCACGGCGGCGGTGCAGACCAAGCAGCCGCCCGAGGGAGCGACCGATCGTCTCGCGATGATGCCGCGGCGGAAGCGAACCCGGGACGAAGACCGCCGAGACCGCATCGACCGGGAGAGGCGTCAACGCGTCGAAATCAATGCCGAAGTCGAGCGTCAACGCCAAGCGTGGCTTACCGCGACATACGAACCGCCACCCTTCTGA